The Nitrospira tepida genome includes a window with the following:
- the ftsY gene encoding signal recognition particle-docking protein FtsY yields MGWFDRLSQGLAKTRQAMQSSLDRLLGRGPDPETLEELEVALLGADLGVRTVDHLMERLRQGVTRSSGEGEHGVRAVLQHEILQVLSACQGEDLLTLIERSPRPFVLLAVGVNGVGKTTTMAKIAQRLKESGKIPLLVAADTFRAAAIEQLQVWAQRIGVELIHQRQGADPAAVVFDGLAAAKARSVDVVLIDTAGRLHTKANLMDELRKVQRVISREIPGAPHEVLLVLDATVGQNAVSQARQFQEAVGVTGLALTKLDGTARGGVVVAIAQELKIPVRLIGVGERVEDLQDFRAPEFVQALFGDVVTSSRP; encoded by the coding sequence ATGGGATGGTTTGACCGGCTCAGCCAGGGATTAGCCAAGACTCGCCAGGCCATGCAGAGTTCTTTGGATCGGCTGCTCGGCAGAGGGCCGGATCCGGAAACCTTGGAAGAGCTGGAAGTCGCCCTCCTTGGCGCCGATTTGGGAGTCCGTACCGTCGATCACCTCATGGAACGGTTGCGCCAAGGGGTGACGCGAAGCAGCGGGGAGGGTGAGCACGGGGTTCGTGCCGTTTTGCAGCATGAGATCCTGCAAGTCCTGTCAGCCTGTCAGGGAGAAGACTTGCTGACGTTGATTGAGCGATCTCCGCGACCTTTTGTGCTGCTCGCGGTCGGGGTGAACGGCGTCGGCAAAACCACTACCATGGCGAAGATCGCGCAACGGCTCAAGGAAAGCGGAAAGATCCCCTTGCTGGTCGCGGCCGACACGTTCCGCGCCGCCGCAATCGAGCAATTACAGGTCTGGGCCCAGCGAATCGGCGTCGAGCTTATTCATCAGCGGCAAGGGGCCGATCCTGCCGCTGTTGTCTTTGACGGTCTTGCCGCAGCCAAGGCTCGCTCCGTCGATGTCGTGTTGATCGACACGGCTGGGCGGCTCCATACAAAGGCGAATCTGATGGATGAATTGCGAAAAGTGCAGCGCGTCATTTCGCGCGAAATTCCAGGAGCACCCCATGAAGTGCTGCTCGTGCTGGACGCCACGGTCGGACAGAACGCCGTCTCCCAGGCTAGGCAATTTCAGGAGGCTGTGGGGGTAACAGGCTTGGCGCTGACCAAACTGGATGGGACGGCCCGCGGCGGAGTCGTGGTGGCCATCGCGCAAGAGTTGAAGATCCCAGTGCGGCTGATCGGCGTCGGCGAGCGGGTGGAAGATCTGCAAGACTTTCGCGCACCAGAGTTCGTACAGGCCTTATTCGGGGATGTCGTAACCTCCTCAAGGCCCTGA
- a CDS encoding IS5 family transposase: MLPRWELRAGENGGANVGPTKRGKGTKWMVLVDGAGTPLGAYLDSASPAEVRLLDATLDTIAVTRPHRPGRPRKRPERLIADRGYDSNAARALLVRRGIEPIIPARANNQRATPQDGRKLRRYRRRWIVERTIGWLGNFRRLTVRYDRLMDTYGGFFHLACTLITLRKVLK, translated from the coding sequence GTGCTTCCTCGATGGGAGCTTCGCGCCGGCGAAAACGGGGGCGCCAACGTCGGGCCGACCAAGCGCGGCAAGGGCACAAAATGGATGGTATTGGTCGATGGCGCGGGTACTCCGTTGGGAGCATACCTGGATTCGGCGTCCCCGGCGGAGGTCCGGCTCCTCGACGCGACGCTCGACACGATCGCCGTGACACGCCCGCATCGGCCGGGGCGGCCCCGCAAGCGGCCGGAGCGGCTGATTGCGGACCGGGGATATGACAGCAATGCCGCCCGGGCCCTGTTGGTCCGTCGCGGGATTGAGCCGATCATTCCGGCCAGGGCCAATAACCAGCGGGCCACCCCTCAGGACGGGCGCAAGTTGCGCCGCTACCGGCGCCGCTGGATCGTGGAGCGCACGATCGGCTGGCTGGGCAACTTCCGGCGACTGACCGTCCGGTATGATCGCCTGATGGACACTTATGGGGGCTTCTTTCATCTGGCCTGTACCCTGATCACGCTTCGGAAGGTTTTGAAATGA
- a CDS encoding response regulator, which yields MPTMLVIDDDRLNCDMLQVIFARHGFQVVTAQSGREGLGRFQTLQPDVTLLDLRMPEVDGLAVLKEIRARDPLAPVVMLGAGATDIHENLARELGVTDFLRKGLSLDVLIRTVNRVARPAAQAQESRYFSTAPSTEGAQSERILVVDDEPLVRELLVQFLEMRGYAVQGAASGEECLALVERDPPDVILLDIIMPGLDGVEVIKALQPRGFAGGIIVLTGSQSEELLRTAWDLGIQEVLYKPVDLDRLLMAVQLVLVCREG from the coding sequence ATGCCGACCATGCTGGTGATCGACGACGATCGGCTGAATTGCGACATGTTGCAGGTCATCTTCGCTCGCCATGGCTTCCAAGTCGTCACGGCGCAAAGCGGGCGCGAAGGGTTGGGACGTTTTCAAACCCTTCAACCGGACGTGACCCTGTTGGATCTACGGATGCCCGAGGTGGATGGGCTGGCCGTGCTCAAGGAGATACGCGCCCGAGATCCCTTGGCGCCGGTCGTCATGCTCGGGGCCGGTGCGACGGACATTCACGAGAACCTTGCGCGGGAACTCGGCGTAACCGACTTCTTGAGGAAGGGCTTGTCGCTCGACGTGCTGATCCGAACGGTCAACCGGGTCGCTCGTCCCGCCGCGCAGGCCCAGGAGTCGCGGTACTTTTCGACCGCCCCGTCGACGGAAGGGGCCCAATCCGAACGCATCCTGGTCGTCGACGACGAACCGCTGGTTCGCGAGCTGCTCGTGCAATTCCTGGAGATGCGCGGCTATGCGGTCCAAGGCGCCGCCTCCGGAGAGGAATGCCTTGCGCTGGTTGAAAGGGACCCCCCCGATGTGATTCTGTTAGACATCATCATGCCGGGGTTGGACGGCGTGGAAGTCATCAAAGCCTTACAGCCGCGGGGATTCGCCGGCGGCATCATCGTCTTGACCGGCAGCCAGAGCGAGGAATTGCTTCGAACCGCATGGGATCTCGGCATCCAAGAAGTCCTCTACAAGCCGGTCGATCTCGACCGCCTGCTGATGGCGGTTCAGTTGGTGCTGGTCTGTCGGGAGGGATGA
- a CDS encoding phosphatase PAP2 family protein: protein MTALADSADSRPPRFGLSVGRLLISLALLLLFFGLFQVDVPLARFIRSLEHPIGYFPNPWLFWTNWIGNWVGDGLYLALFSAGLLAGGWWLGRRNVMEAGWQSLIAHGAVALLVTLLKHVVGRPRPKFNHAGGFQLWPSMDNGFDSFPSGHAAAAFTVAAVLARRYPSARWIWYGTAALVTFSRILRGSHFVTDVMAGAILGLVAGWIISRPLERWRTSVWEAVSAATALTLVIFALLWTGSHPSQFDWVMAATFVTGTCVALCGTLARLLVKPPNGRTDGRGVWPFLRLQSGYLVGIGLLLATGSPAVIGIGALVLSGLWLSHQTQQDRGPDVIAASPRWRLVSEAALAASVLVSLVVIKGLQGLIPPQ from the coding sequence ATGACTGCGCTCGCTGACTCCGCTGACAGCCGGCCACCGCGTTTCGGCCTCTCGGTCGGACGGCTGCTGATCAGTCTAGCTCTGCTCCTGCTCTTCTTTGGGCTGTTTCAAGTGGATGTCCCGCTCGCGCGCTTCATTCGGTCGCTTGAACATCCGATCGGCTATTTCCCCAACCCGTGGTTGTTCTGGACCAATTGGATCGGCAATTGGGTGGGCGACGGGCTCTATCTGGCGCTGTTCAGCGCAGGGCTGCTGGCCGGCGGATGGTGGCTCGGCAGACGAAACGTGATGGAGGCTGGATGGCAAAGCCTGATCGCCCACGGGGCCGTGGCGCTGCTGGTGACGCTCTTGAAGCATGTGGTCGGGAGGCCCAGGCCGAAGTTCAATCATGCCGGCGGATTTCAGCTCTGGCCTTCGATGGACAACGGGTTTGACTCGTTTCCCTCCGGTCACGCTGCTGCCGCGTTCACGGTCGCGGCCGTCTTGGCCCGGCGCTATCCCTCGGCCAGATGGATCTGGTACGGAACCGCAGCGTTGGTGACATTCAGCCGGATATTGAGAGGGTCGCATTTCGTCACGGATGTGATGGCCGGTGCAATTCTAGGGCTCGTGGCCGGGTGGATCATCAGCCGTCCGCTGGAGCGGTGGCGAACGTCCGTCTGGGAAGCGGTGTCGGCTGCCACAGCCTTGACTCTGGTTATCTTCGCCCTGCTCTGGACAGGCAGCCACCCGTCGCAGTTCGACTGGGTCATGGCCGCCACATTTGTGACGGGAACCTGCGTGGCGCTGTGCGGCACGCTGGCACGGCTGTTGGTGAAGCCGCCCAACGGCCGGACAGATGGTCGGGGGGTGTGGCCGTTTCTTCGCCTTCAGAGCGGGTACCTGGTCGGAATTGGACTGCTGTTGGCGACCGGGTCTCCCGCCGTGATCGGGATTGGAGCCCTGGTCCTGTCTGGGTTATGGCTCAGTCACCAGACCCAACAAGACAGGGGGCCTGACGTAATCGCGGCCTCTCCCCGCTGGCGCCTCGTCTCTGAGGCGGCGCTGGCCGCTTCGGTCTTGGTCTCTCTGGTCGTCATCAAGGGCCTGCAGGGCCTGATTCCTCCGCAATAA
- a CDS encoding M1 family metallopeptidase translates to MWGSLPVAAWAVGDSDAPSTLAAQETASFKSNQSGSISQHRLTVELTPQSHRLKASDQMTVQLSGSAIDRLEFELAPTLNVTKVSARGNGHGLPLKVTRRQELSRELAGEPTQIVTIEFREPIGSQAVTMDWEYDGVIHDPPKEPRHLRFVTPSDTSGYIGLEGVYLSSESRWYPDRAGSIATFALRVTLPSGWTAVTHGRRLTPLDSEAGPAEAPVTEWEVNEPTEALTLVANQFVRTAREWKGEHGDPVLIETYLFPEEAALAQDYLDAAGRYLDVYSRLLGPYPFPKFAVVENFFPAGLGMPSFTLLGSGVIKRRYVQPYALGHEIVHSWIGNYVFNRPETGNWVEGLTTYLANYYYEELTGTPEQAREQRRLMLAGYAVYVPAEDDYAVAKFMRKTDQKDNAIGYQKAAMVFHMLRQEVGEEQFWKGLRTLVREYGGRYLDWRGIERLYAALTGRDLRRFFAQWIEQPGAPQLSLVQAVLARDPQGAGRSQHRLDVTIVQRGEPYGLTLPLAVSGEEGHQETISVKVGSSSDRVQVPLSFMPASVQLDPDYMVFRRIDRAVLPPMLNLFVTDRTRTVIVPPTTAREESSIYRRVVERLTTQEAADSQKVTTAVLPPEGADLGRSGGSVLFLGPTQRDAWRHASDPHCAARVQLDEARVAIDQSVVEGTNLAVLVSCPVKQAPGHVATLFYGMTPEAAGRVTRLLFFYGWQSYLIFRDGAVVARGDFGGDRESERLSVR, encoded by the coding sequence GTGTGGGGCTCGCTGCCGGTGGCGGCCTGGGCCGTCGGCGACAGCGATGCGCCTTCGACTCTCGCGGCCCAAGAGACAGCTTCATTCAAGTCCAATCAGTCGGGTTCGATCTCGCAGCATCGCCTCACCGTCGAACTCACTCCTCAGTCACACCGGTTGAAAGCGTCCGATCAGATGACCGTGCAACTATCCGGATCGGCGATCGATCGGCTCGAATTTGAGCTGGCTCCCACGTTGAACGTTACGAAAGTGTCTGCTCGGGGGAACGGGCACGGACTGCCGCTGAAGGTCACCCGCCGCCAGGAACTTTCCCGGGAGCTGGCCGGGGAACCGACCCAAATCGTCACCATCGAGTTCCGGGAGCCGATCGGCAGCCAAGCCGTCACCATGGACTGGGAATATGACGGCGTGATCCATGATCCGCCGAAAGAACCGCGCCATCTCCGGTTCGTCACGCCCAGCGACACATCGGGCTACATCGGGCTGGAAGGAGTCTACCTGAGCAGCGAATCCCGTTGGTACCCTGATCGTGCCGGCTCCATCGCCACATTCGCCCTGCGCGTGACGCTGCCTTCCGGCTGGACGGCGGTCACCCATGGCCGGCGGCTCACGCCGTTGGATTCGGAGGCCGGGCCCGCCGAAGCGCCGGTCACGGAATGGGAGGTCAACGAGCCGACCGAAGCCCTGACGCTGGTCGCCAACCAATTCGTCCGCACGGCGCGCGAGTGGAAAGGGGAGCACGGCGATCCGGTGCTGATTGAAACCTATTTGTTCCCGGAGGAAGCCGCGCTGGCACAGGACTATCTCGATGCGGCCGGTCGATACCTGGACGTCTACAGCCGATTGCTGGGCCCCTATCCGTTCCCGAAATTCGCTGTCGTGGAGAATTTTTTCCCGGCCGGTCTCGGGATGCCGTCCTTCACCCTCCTGGGCAGCGGGGTCATCAAACGGCGGTACGTGCAGCCGTACGCCTTGGGCCATGAAATCGTGCACTCCTGGATCGGCAATTATGTGTTCAATCGGCCGGAGACGGGAAATTGGGTCGAAGGACTGACAACCTATCTGGCCAATTACTATTACGAGGAGCTGACGGGAACGCCGGAGCAGGCGCGTGAACAACGGCGGCTCATGCTGGCCGGCTATGCGGTCTATGTCCCGGCGGAAGATGATTACGCCGTCGCGAAGTTCATGCGTAAGACGGACCAGAAGGATAACGCCATCGGGTATCAGAAGGCGGCCATGGTCTTTCATATGCTGCGCCAGGAGGTGGGGGAGGAGCAGTTTTGGAAGGGTCTGCGAACGTTGGTCCGGGAATACGGCGGCCGCTACCTGGACTGGCGCGGGATCGAGCGGCTCTACGCCGCTTTGACCGGGCGGGACCTGCGCCGGTTTTTCGCCCAGTGGATCGAGCAACCAGGCGCGCCACAATTGAGCCTGGTCCAGGCCGTTCTAGCCCGTGATCCACAGGGCGCAGGCAGATCGCAACATCGTCTTGATGTGACCATCGTCCAGCGCGGAGAACCCTATGGGCTGACCCTCCCGTTGGCGGTGAGCGGCGAAGAGGGGCACCAGGAAACCATCTCCGTGAAGGTCGGATCGTCATCCGATCGCGTTCAAGTCCCGCTGTCGTTCATGCCTGCATCGGTCCAGTTGGACCCTGACTACATGGTGTTTCGACGGATCGACCGGGCGGTCCTGCCGCCGATGCTGAACCTGTTCGTCACTGACCGGACGCGAACGGTCATTGTCCCGCCGACGACAGCCCGGGAGGAGTCCAGTATCTACCGGCGCGTGGTCGAACGGCTCACGACGCAGGAGGCCGCTGATTCACAGAAAGTGACCACGGCGGTCTTGCCTCCGGAAGGGGCGGACCTCGGCCGGTCGGGAGGATCCGTGCTATTCCTCGGTCCAACTCAACGCGATGCCTGGCGGCACGCCTCGGACCCACACTGTGCAGCGCGGGTGCAATTGGACGAGGCGCGGGTGGCCATTGATCAATCGGTCGTCGAAGGAACGAATCTGGCGGTCCTCGTATCCTGTCCGGTCAAGCAGGCGCCGGGGCATGTGGCCACGCTGTTTTACGGCATGACGCCGGAGGCCGCAGGGCGGGTCACGCGCCTCTTGTTCTTTTACGGATGGCAGAGCTACCTTATTTTTCGGGACGGGGCCGTCGTGGCTCGAGGTGATTTCGGAGGAGACCGTGAGTCTGAACGTCTATCGGTTCGGTAA
- a CDS encoding Ig domain-containing protein, with protein sequence MPVVVRNTPPRVSQMALQPDPLRAGDQVRVVAEVADPDGDETRIFYRWWKNDMPVAETDSDVLSHLPIARGDKVVVEVVPHDAEGPGKGMRTAPVEVLNGLPRITSTPTSVINDGRYVYTFSAIDPDGDTMTYALTVGPPGMVIDEHSGRIEWTLRAEDKGIHHVRIEVRDGHGGTAYQEFDVTVPALPAMPGA encoded by the coding sequence ATGCCAGTTGTCGTCCGCAATACTCCCCCAAGAGTGAGCCAAATGGCCCTACAGCCCGATCCCCTTCGTGCAGGTGATCAGGTCCGAGTTGTTGCCGAAGTGGCAGATCCGGATGGCGATGAAACGCGGATCTTCTATCGCTGGTGGAAGAATGATATGCCGGTTGCGGAGACCGACTCCGATGTACTTTCCCATCTGCCAATCGCGCGCGGGGACAAGGTTGTTGTGGAGGTGGTTCCACATGATGCGGAAGGCCCAGGTAAAGGGATGAGGACAGCCCCCGTGGAAGTATTAAATGGATTACCTCGTATTACTTCCACTCCCACATCGGTCATCAACGACGGACGGTATGTCTACACGTTCAGTGCGATTGATCCGGATGGAGATACCATGACCTATGCTTTGACGGTTGGACCTCCCGGCATGGTGATTGATGAACACTCCGGGCGAATAGAATGGACGCTCCGTGCCGAGGACAAGGGAATTCACCATGTGCGAATCGAAGTACGTGATGGCCATGGAGGCACCGCCTACCAAGAGTTTGACGTCACTGTTCCAGCCTTGCCTGCTATGCCAGGCGCGTAG
- a CDS encoding TolB family protein, with protein sequence MSLNVYRFGKGLAGVIGVGVLSLILAQALAYGAGEPAAPGGSSMAPAKTGVERHLANIRQLTVGRQNAEAYFSFEGSKLVFQSTNDWRDAKGDMLPTAKTKAERGLGCYQIYVMDLESESIRLVSTGVGATTCGYFFPGGRRVLYSSTHHVAPSCPPKPSREEGYRWALDDYDIYSVRLDGQQMQRLTHTPGYDAEATISPDGKTIVWTSLRDGDLDIYAMNIDGTHVRRLTTEVGYDGGPFFSPDSRRIVYRAQHPQTLEEVDEYQALLKQKLVKPNRLEIFVMNADGSGRRQVTSNGASNFSPYFHPDGRRIIFASNARPGERAFHLYLINDDGTDLEQLTFEGQFNSFPMFSPDGKRLVWVSDRQAEQPGEFNVFLADWIP encoded by the coding sequence GTGAGTCTGAACGTCTATCGGTTCGGTAAGGGGCTGGCCGGGGTGATCGGGGTAGGGGTCTTGTCGTTGATCCTGGCGCAGGCGTTGGCCTATGGCGCGGGCGAGCCTGCGGCGCCGGGCGGATCATCCATGGCCCCGGCGAAAACGGGCGTGGAACGACACCTCGCCAATATTCGCCAACTCACCGTGGGGCGGCAGAATGCGGAAGCGTATTTTTCCTTTGAAGGCTCGAAACTGGTGTTTCAATCCACCAACGATTGGCGCGATGCGAAGGGCGACATGTTGCCGACGGCCAAGACGAAGGCGGAGCGGGGCTTGGGGTGCTATCAAATCTATGTGATGGATCTGGAGAGCGAATCAATCCGACTGGTCAGCACCGGGGTCGGCGCCACCACCTGCGGCTATTTCTTCCCCGGCGGGCGACGGGTGCTATATTCATCGACCCATCATGTGGCGCCGAGCTGCCCTCCCAAGCCGAGCCGCGAAGAGGGATACCGGTGGGCCTTGGACGACTATGACATCTACTCGGTCAGGCTGGACGGCCAGCAAATGCAGCGGTTGACCCACACGCCCGGCTATGATGCGGAGGCGACCATCTCTCCGGACGGCAAGACGATCGTCTGGACCTCCTTGCGGGACGGTGACCTGGACATTTATGCGATGAACATCGACGGCACCCATGTCCGCCGCCTGACCACGGAGGTGGGTTATGATGGCGGGCCGTTTTTTTCTCCCGACAGCCGGCGCATCGTCTACCGTGCGCAACACCCACAGACCTTGGAGGAGGTCGACGAGTATCAAGCCCTGCTCAAGCAAAAACTCGTGAAACCCAACCGGTTGGAGATTTTCGTCATGAATGCGGACGGCAGCGGACGCCGCCAGGTGACGTCCAATGGCGCCTCCAATTTCTCGCCCTATTTTCACCCTGATGGGCGCCGGATCATTTTTGCGTCGAACGCTCGTCCCGGAGAACGGGCCTTCCACCTGTATCTCATCAACGACGACGGCACCGACCTTGAGCAACTCACGTTCGAAGGGCAGTTCAACAGTTTCCCGATGTTCTCGCCGGACGGCAAGCGTCTTGTCTGGGTGTCGGATCGACAGGCCGAACAGCCCGGTGAGTTCAATGTGTTCCTGGCCGACTGGATTCCATGA
- the ybeY gene encoding rRNA maturation RNase YbeY, whose product MPVIVASRLGRARIKRAVWERLGQDILRLIRKPHAEVSVLLVGDRRMRRLNKQYRKRDKSTDVLAFPLQEGPGPRTVLLGDVVISVPMARRQARESNRSLDRELTVLLVHGILHLCGYDHERGIEEARRMQRRERAILRRVPIGKLVPTGAR is encoded by the coding sequence ATGCCGGTTATCGTGGCTTCCCGACTCGGTCGGGCTCGGATCAAGCGAGCGGTGTGGGAGAGGCTTGGCCAGGACATTCTGCGTCTGATCCGGAAACCGCATGCTGAGGTAAGTGTGCTCCTTGTCGGCGATCGGCGCATGCGCCGGTTGAACAAGCAATATCGGAAGCGAGACAAGAGCACCGATGTGTTGGCGTTTCCACTGCAGGAAGGACCCGGGCCTCGGACGGTGTTGTTGGGGGACGTTGTAATCTCCGTGCCGATGGCGCGGCGACAGGCCAGGGAGTCCAATCGCTCGCTCGATCGGGAATTGACGGTGTTGTTGGTTCATGGGATTTTGCATCTCTGCGGGTACGACCATGAGCGTGGGATCGAGGAAGCCCGGCGGATGCAGCGGCGCGAGCGTGCGATTCTGCGGCGGGTGCCGATAGGGAAACTCGTGCCGACCGGAGCGAGATGA
- a CDS encoding PhoH family protein → MRKLKLRDGTNIPALFGHHDRHLKLVEAELSVRISARGDELLIAGPSEAERKAEQILGDLAALTTEGYDLRLEDVSFALSALRQGSDTSLRDLLAAPIAVATNKRAVVPKTPTQKIYIEAIEKFDVVIGIGPAGTGKTYLAMAMAVQALTRKEVSRIILARPAVEAGEKLGFLPGDMYAKVNPYLRPLYDALYDMMDLDRANRLIERGEIEIAPLAFMRGRTLNDSFVILDEAQNATAEQMKMFLTRLGNNSKAVVTGDITQVDLPSDRVSGLIEICNILKNIDGIQFVYFDEKDVVRHRLVQEIIRAYDRHQTGKQQHSDRANQPAGSSHASRRQASGRFPDFPHQGSSGSQPH, encoded by the coding sequence GTGCGAAAACTGAAGCTCCGAGACGGTACGAATATCCCAGCACTGTTCGGTCACCACGATCGGCATCTCAAGCTGGTCGAGGCCGAACTGAGCGTTCGGATCTCAGCTCGCGGCGATGAGCTCCTGATCGCCGGCCCATCCGAAGCGGAACGCAAGGCAGAGCAAATCCTTGGCGACCTTGCGGCGCTGACCACGGAGGGATACGATCTTCGATTGGAGGATGTCAGTTTTGCTCTTTCCGCTCTCCGTCAGGGGAGCGACACTTCTCTGCGCGATCTCCTTGCTGCTCCCATCGCTGTCGCGACGAATAAACGCGCGGTCGTGCCCAAAACGCCGACTCAAAAAATCTACATTGAAGCGATCGAGAAGTTCGATGTCGTGATCGGCATCGGCCCTGCAGGGACGGGGAAAACCTATCTGGCCATGGCGATGGCGGTTCAGGCGCTCACACGGAAAGAAGTGAGCCGGATCATTCTTGCGCGGCCGGCCGTGGAGGCGGGGGAAAAGTTGGGTTTCCTTCCCGGAGACATGTACGCAAAAGTGAATCCGTATCTCCGTCCTCTGTATGATGCCTTGTATGACATGATGGATCTTGATCGGGCGAATCGCCTGATTGAACGGGGCGAGATCGAAATCGCTCCACTGGCGTTTATGCGTGGACGGACATTAAATGACTCGTTTGTGATCCTTGATGAGGCGCAAAACGCGACCGCAGAGCAGATGAAGATGTTCTTAACCCGTCTGGGAAACAATTCCAAAGCCGTCGTGACCGGCGATATTACCCAGGTGGACCTGCCGTCGGATCGCGTGTCCGGTCTCATCGAAATTTGCAATATTCTGAAAAATATCGACGGCATTCAGTTTGTGTATTTTGACGAGAAGGATGTGGTGCGGCATCGGTTGGTTCAAGAGATCATCCGCGCCTATGACCGCCACCAAACAGGAAAACAACAACATTCCGACCGTGCGAATCAGCCAGCAGGCTCCAGCCACGCGTCTCGCCGCCAGGCTTCCGGAAGGTTCCCCGACTTTCCTCATCAGGGATCATCGGGGAGCCAACCCCATTAA